The DNA segment TCTTTTCCACAATAGTTTTCCTGTTTTACGGTCATGTGCAAATAAGCTCTGCCAGTTGCTTCCGGTAATGATGACCTCTCCTGCGATGGTCATCTTTTCCGGGGTTCCCTCTCCGCCGGTCCATTCTTTGTTTGTCCATAAGGTCTTTCCTGTTGCCACTTCCAGCGCCTGGAAATAAGCTCCGGAGCCTGTATAATAGATTCCTTTTTCTGCAATTCCGCCAGACACATAACCAGGAAGGTTTTTCATTCCCAAGTCCTTTTTCCAGATTAATGTTCCATTACTTGCTTTCAGCGCATAAGTAAAGCCTTCCATATCCGTACATAAGATCAATCCTGAATCGTAAGAAATTGCATGTTTCACAGAATTCCGGGTTTTAAAATGCCAGGCGATTTTTCCTGTTTTCGCGTCCAATGCTGTTACGCCACACAAAAGGTTATTCGCATCGTCTATTGTTGCTGTAAACAATTTTCCTTCTGCAAGTAAAGGGTTGGCTTTCCATACGCTTCCTTTAACGTTATTCGTCCATTTCAACGACAAATGAGTCGCCTTGCCTGGTGTTGATGTTGTTGTTGGATTACTGCCCAGTGGCAAACTGAATTCCTGTTTCTGGATATATTCTTGTCCGTCGTTGAAGCTCAGTTCCGTCTGAATGGTCAGGGATTTCCCTTTCGATAGCTTTGCTACCGGAACCTGTCCGGACCAGCTCCAATCCGTATTTGCAGTCAAAACTGTGGTGCTGAGTCTATTTCCTTTTTCATCATAGATGATACTTTTTGCAGATTTCAGCATCGTCTCACTATCGTAGATATTCGCATTGATCTGCAATGCGCCGTCTTTTACCCATACCATATCCTTGCCCGAAGGACTGTTGACCACCAAATGTTTATGCAGGTAAGTATAATGCGGTTTGATCTCTTTTACCCCATCCTTATCAATCTCAATGGATAGAAATTGTCCGGCAGAGTTGTCTATTCCCCCCATGCCTGGCGAGGCCGAAGAGATGTACTGAATGCCTGTTTTATCGCTCTTTCTGACAAAGTTATTATGCCAGTGCCCATATACCCATGCTTTCAGGTTGCGCTCATTCAGTGGAATGGAATCGTTCCTTCCTTTGAGCACAAACTGATCATTATACGTCAGAAGGTCATGATTGAAGATGATCACCGGTTTGTTTTTATCCGTTGCAGCAAGGTCATTCTTCATCCAGCTGATCACCTCATCTACGGTGTAGGAAGGCTGAACATCTCCCGAACGCATTGGCGTAACGATAAAATGTGCAGGTCCTGCATCGAAGGAATAATATACAGGGCCGAACAGGTTTTCAAATAATTCTTCCCCATAGGCACCTTTTACCAGATCGTGGTTTCCGATGCAATAGAACACCTGTTTACCTAACGTTTCCGCCGTCACCTGACTGGCATGAAAATTAAGCCCTTTTTCGTAACAGATATCTCCTGTATGTACAATGAAACTGATGTCCTGCTTTTTGGAGAAGTTCTTTAAGTTACCAATCCAGTCGTTGTATTTATCAGTCTCTGTATCGGTGATTTGCAGCATTTTTACGGAAGCGCCCGCACTGGTCGGATCTGGCAACAACCCGAAATTATACACTTTTAACTTATCGTCGGTTTTGATATAATGTTTATCCGCAAGTTTATATCCCGAAGGGAGAGTTACGAATATAAACCTTGTTTTGGCATGTCCAGGCAGGTTAAAATTCCCATCCTGATCCGTGCGGACCACATGCTGTCCATCAGAAACCGCCACTCCTGCCATCCCTTTTTCCAGGCCATCGGCCATTTTATTTCCGTTCTTATCTACAAAGACCTTGCCTTTGTATTGTGCCCCTGCAACCGAAGTCAGCAGTGCCATTGTGACCATTAAAATTAACCTCATTATTTCTATTTGTGTGTGTTTTAAAATATAAAAAAAGCAGCAGGTCTTTCAACCTGCTGCTGGACTAAGGCATTAATTCTTCATCGTTCATTACCAGCCGAACACCTGTTTCAGCTGTGGGTTTACGACCATTTCACTAATTGGAATTGGTCTGTAATAATATTTAGGCTCCATAAAAATCCTTGGCTGATCTCTGTCGCGGGTAAAGGCGATGAAACCAGAAGTTCCCTTGCTCAGGTAGAAATTCTGGTCTTTTCCATCCTTATCCTTCAGGTAATACTTAGATAGTTTTTCTCTGACAGCTGCTGGCAAACCTGCAATTGCAGATTCATCATTTGGAGAAGCCAGGATGGCGATGTCCGGTTGCCCGTCGCCGGTCACATCCATTGCACCCAATGCGGGAACATACATCCCCTGCTGACTATCCTGAAACAGCTTACCTGATTTCCAGCGCATCAAATCATCAAAACGACGACCTTCGCAAGCCAGCTCTACCCTTCTCTCTCTGCGGATTTCCAGTAACAATGCCCGGTTTGAAGCGTTTGCATTTGGATAAGTAGCCGATAAAACAGGATCCAATGCAACACCTACATTCATTGAAGGCATTTTTACACGTGCACGCAGCAGGTTAACCGTTTGGTCCAGATCGGCCTGACCGATGGTTCCGGATTCAGCTTTCGCTTCCGCATTGATCAACAATACTTCTGCATACCTGAAGATCGGCAAATCGGTATAATTCAGTTCCCATCCTTGTCGCAGGTCTGCAGAACGTGGATAAAACTTGATCTGGTTGTAGCCTCCTAATGTAGGCTTGATCCGGTAAGGTTCATCCAATGTGCTCGCGCCCCTGAATGCCGGATTGATAATGGTTTCCATCATTCTCGGATCACGGTCTGCAAAAACTTCCGTGTATACTTTGGTATCATATCCGGGGCTGGACGTGAAAGGCGTACCATCAGTTTTCAGATAGGTATCTGCAAGATTTCTGCTCAGCGACCAGGTATAATCAAGAACGGTATGGCTGTTGTTTCCCAGTCCCAGTTCTTTGCTGTAATCTGCCAGCATGATCACTTCTTTATTTGCGGTAAGGTTGGCACTGGCGAACAAGTCCCGATAATCCAATCCTCCTTTTCCCGTGTTCGTGATGCTGAATCCACCATCTTTCATGATTTTTGCCGAGGCAACAATTGCCGCATCCAGGAAGCGCTGATAATCGCCGCTCAACTGAATTTCATCATGATATTTTCTGAAAGTACCTTCATGCAAGGCGAAGCGCGACAATAAGGTCAGTGCCGCCCATTTTGTAACGCGGGTATTGGTGCCATCCGGTTTGATATTTTCTGCTGCATAGTTCAGATCGCTCAATACCGAGTCCGCCACCAGTGCCCTTGGGTCCTGGCCCTTCATTAAGGCCGGATCATCCGCCGTTAACGTTTTACTGAACCAGGGAACATTGTGGTATTTCTTTATTTTTTCAAAATAGAAATTGGCGCGGAAGAAGCGTGCAATACCTACGAAGTGTCTGATCAGTGCAGGATCGCCCTTTACCTGAGGGATGTGATCCAGCATGAAATTAATCCTCCGTAATGCTTCCCAATCTGCTTTGCCCCAACCACTGGCATTGGCCGAGGATAAGCCACCTCTTACCAGCAGGTCTACTTCCCCATCGGCATTATAGTTCGCGATATTATCCGAATTGATGTCCGAATAGCTTGGAGAAAGATACCTGTAAAAGCCATTGCTATAGGTTTCCAAATCGGCCGGCGACTGGAAGAATGAGCCTTCTGTAATTTCTGTTTGCGGATCTCTCTGCAGGAAGTCTTTCTTGCAGGCAGTCATCCCTATAGTAATCAATCCTAAAGCAAGGATATATGTTGTTCTTAGTTTCATGATGATGCTTCTTGCGTTAAAAATTAAGGTTCAAACCAAAAGAGAATGTTTTCTGGAAAGGATAGATTTTTCCATCCAGTCCTTCAGGGTCTAATCTCGCTTTGATGTGCGACACATCAAATACGTTTTCAGCACTGAAGTACACTCTCAATTTATCCATCTTCATCTTGCTCGTTAAAGATTTAGGAAGGGTATAACCTACCGTAAGGTTCTTTAGACGCAGGTAAGAAGCATCCTGAAGGTATCTTGTCTGCGGATTTCCAAGCTCAGTTGCATCTTCGGCAATGTAAGCCTTCACCCTTGGGAAATAAGCATTTGGGTTTTCCGGAGTCCAGTGGTCCAGGTTGTGTACCTGAACATTTGTCCAGGGTTGTGCATATACGCCCCAGAAGTAATGGTTGCTGGCATTTGGATACCAATCTCTTTTTCCTACCCCCTGGAAGAACAAGCGAAGGTCAAAACCTTTCCATCCTGCTCCCAGGTCAATTCCATAACGATATCGTGCTTCATCATTTCCGATGATCTTCTGATCTCCGTGATCGGCAAGTGTATTTTTACCTTTGTTAATTTTACCGTCATTGTTGAGGTCTTTGAATTTCAAATCTCCCACATCAAATTTATATCCGGTATCATCCGCACCTACTGCACTTTGATCAGCATGACTCGCCAGTTCCTCTTTGGACTGGAAGAAACCTTCGGTCTCTAATCCCCAGATCTCTCCGATTTGTCGCCCAACATAATAATCAGATAACAGGCCATTCGGATTGTCGAACTTGGTAATGAAAGTCTTGCTATCCCCCATATTGAAGCCAATGTTATAATAGAACTGGCTATTGTCCAATAGGAAACCATCTTTCCAACCGATTCTGAACTCCCATCCTTTGGTTTTCAAATCCGCTGAATTTACTTTAGGTTCTACCGTTCCAAATGGTCCCGGAAGTGTTCTGCCTTTAGTCAGCATTCCCTCTGTATAACGGGTATAGGCATCAAAATTAAGGTCTAAACGGTTTCTGAAGAGACTTACATCTCCACCGAAGTTAACCGTAGAGACCCTTTCCCAGGTCAGGCTTGCGGCCACTGCTGCCGGAGGTCTCACCTCTGTTGGTCTTTTACCATCCAGAATCTGATTGATCTGTCCTGAGCCCATTGCAGGAATATAATAATATGCCCCTACATCCTGGTTCCCCAATGCACCATAAGAAGCACGGAATTTCAACAGGTCGATTCCTAACTTTTCTGCTACCGGCTTAAAGAAGTTCTCTTTGCTCAACACCCATCCAACGGAAGCTGAAGGGAAGAAACCCCAGCGGTCATTTGTAGGGAAACGGGAAGTCCCATCGTAACGGCCATTCAGTTCCAGGATATATTTATCGTCGAAAATATAATTCAAACGGTAAAACCAACCCCTTACTGCCCAATCCTCGATATACTCCTTACTCGTTAATTCGCCTGTAGCGAGGTTAACGGAAGGGAGTGTACTGCTGATTAAGCCCTTACGGTTGACCCAAGCGGCATTACGGTTTCTATATTCCTGGTTGAAACCCGCAAGTACCTGTACATAATGTTTGCTATCGAATGTTTTATGAAAATCAGTATAGATGTTATAGATGTTGTGTCTGATATGTCTGTCGTCATTTTGCGCCCAGCCCGGATTTGAACCACTATAGCTGATTGCTGCATTCGGACCTGCTTTATAAGGCACCGGAATTTCGTAAGATTTCCCTGCGGTATCGATCCTTCTGATCGTCGCATCTGCTTTCAGGTCCCATATATCTTTCACCAGGCTCGCTTTTGCGGTGAAAGTAGTCTGGAAGTTATTGCTTCTCGTTACCGAACGGCCACCGCTTTGCAATCTGCCCAATAATGCTGCGCCAGTAGAAGTCCAGCTTCCGTCGGGATTTTTCGGCACATCCAAAGAACTTTGTCTGTTCACATTGTGAAAAAATCCCTCTCCACCATACGAAGAACCATCATAAGTACTCGACATGAAAGACGTATTGTTCCCAATCGTCAGCCACTTTGAAAGGTTGTAATCCGCTTTTGCGCGCAGGTTATAACGATCATAGGTATCATTACCATAGCGAAGCATTCCATCATTCCGGAAATATTCTGACGACATATAATAGCTCAGCTTCTCATCTTTCTTGGAGATGTTCATATTTGCACTGTAGGTCGGTGCACTTGGTTTATACACTTCATCCATCCAGTTCGTATTGCCATAATACATCCAGGCATTGGGATCTGAAGGCGAAATAATCACTGAGGGTAAGGAAGGATCCTGAGAACGCTGTCTCGCATATTCCCTTACATTATCAGGATAGAGGTTATACAAAGGATAAGCCGCATCATGTTTATATTCCATTACCTCTAACGGGTCGGTCACCACAGCCGGCACTTTCCCCAGATTTCTTATGGCATAATAGGTATTCACACCGACTTTCAGGTCTGCACTTTTCGCGCTTTTTGTCGTGATTAATACCACTCCAAATGCCCCCCTTGCACCATATATCGCAGCCGATGCTGCATCTTTCAACGACGTTACGCTCTCGATATCTGCAGGATTCAAAGCCATCAGCTCATCAGAAGTAAAAGGCACGTTATCTACCAGGATATAGGGTCCTCCTCCATTTACAGAAGTAAAACCACGGATGTTAAAGGAAGGTGCTTTATTCACCTGTCCGCTGGTCACGCTAATGTTCAGGTTAGGAATCAATCCCTGTAAACCTGCTCCGACACTTGAAAAGGGTCTGTTTTCAATTTCTTTACTGGTCACCCCATCTACGGCACCGCTCAGATTTGTTTTCTTTTGTACCCCATAACCTACCACCACGACTTCGTTCAAAAATTTATCGTCGTCCTTCAGGACTACATTGATCAGCTTTCTTGTTCCGATCACGACCTTCTGCTCTGTTAGTCCTACATAAGAGAAGACCAGCACATCGGCAGGCGAACCCGCTTCAATCTGATAGTTTCCATTTACATCTGTTGATACATTTTTTTGAGTTCCCATAATGCGGACAGAAACGCCTGGAATCGGCGCTCCCTGTTCATCGGTAACGACCCCTTTTATTAAAATTGCTTCGTTGATCCAGGATAAAACCGGAACGGCATCCTGATCCCTTTTCCGGAAGATCACTATATTTTTATCCGCTTCTCTATAAGAAAAAGGCGTCCCCTTTAACAGCTGGATCAGTACCTCATTCAATGGCATATGGCTCACGTCGAGCACAATCCCTTTCACTTTTCTCAGCTCATTATTGTTATAAGAAAAGTCCATTTTGCTCGTCTTGCTGATTTTTTCTATCGCCCTTTCCAGAGATTCGCCCTTAAGATTGACACTAATTTTAACATCTTTAAGGTTCTGGCTGAAGACCGTTTCTGCTAATAAGGTCCCCGCAGAGGTCAGTAACGTCGCAAACACTATTAATCCTACCTTCATTATCTTAAGAATTAGTGTAGTAATGTTTTTTTTCATATTTTTATTCGTTTTAAAAATTGTTTGAAACAAAGCACAGCCATCCGGAAAATTTTTCGAAGAGTTGCCCGCATGCTGTACATTCAGATCAGTATCTGCTCCAACAGGTACTGATCATTTTTTTATACTAATGATCAATTAATTACATCCGTTACCTACTATAAGCACCTCCTTTTCTTTGATTTGATAAGTTATTCCTTGTATGTCTTTTAGGGTTTCCATTGCATCTGTCAAACTTTTTCTGGTATCAAAGTTGATTGTAGTGCTACAGTTTTTAAACTTTTCTATGTCGTAATCTATTTTCACCTGAAAGGCATTTTCCACCGCCAGAATGACGTCTTCAAAATTGGCTGCATTTAAGATCACTTTACCACTATTCCAGGCTGTCTTTTCCTGAGCTTTCACTTTTACTACGTTCGGTTTCCGGTGGTCCTTATGGTAAACCACCTCCTGATCTTTTACCAATACGCTCAATTGTTTCCGGTCATCGCTTACTGCGACCTTTCCTGTGACCACCGACACACTCATGGTAGATAGCTTTTTATAGGATTTCACGACGAAAGATGTTCCCAGAACATTCGTCTTAATGCCCGAAGCATCCACCACGAAAGGCACATGTTCATCATGGATCACGTCAAAGAAACCTTCTCCATCCAACAGGTAAACCGTCCGTTTCTTTCCAAACTTCTTCGGGTATTTTAAGGTACTCGCTGCATTTAGCCAGACCGTAGATCCATCCGGTAAAACCACTTCCCGGGTCTCACCTTTTGGAACAACTACGGTAATGTAATTGCTTTGGGGTCCTGAATTTTGATAATACAACATGAGGGCTGCAGAAAGCAGGATCAGTCCGATAGCCGCCGCCATGCTAAGGTTTCTCTTTAAGCCAGGTTTGCTGCGTTGTTGGTTATGAATTTCTTTTGTAGCCTGTATCCTACCCAGAATTTCCTGGCGGATGGCTTCCCGGTCGTTTTCCCCTTCGAAAAACTCATCAGGGTTATCGATACCGAACTCTTTATAAAGGTCTTTTTTATCTTTTTCGTCCATATACTAAGTACATAACGAATGAGGACCAAAGAGGTACTATGCGGAAATAATCTTTTTTTTAAAATCTCCCGGAGATTTACTTTCTGCGGGAGATTTTTCATTCATAAATTTCAGTTCAAAGGATCTGTACTGTTAATCCGCAGCAGTTAATTTTTCTGACCCGTAAAAGTGGTTACACTTTGAGCTGGAATGCTCAATGTAAAACTGCCATCAGCAGCCACGTTTATGGGACTGCCTTGCTGCCAATGTGCAGCATTATTTCCTGTCGTCTGATAACCGACCAGGCTGCCTGCAGAAAATCCTTGTAAATGCAAAGTAGTCGTCAATTGCTGAGTTCCGGGATTGATCACGACAAGGCTGAACTTGCCCGTTGCCGGATCTTTATAAGCAGAGACTTTCAGCTCTGAATTGTTTTGAACGCTTGCCCCGAAGCGGAAATATCCGGCACGTACATAACGGGAGAATTGTCCCATCACATCGTAGGTCTTTGGAAAATCAAGGGAACCGTCTCCGTTCGTGCAGATTAGCGATTCATTGTTTCTGATGGCCAGCATTCCCAACCAATACACAAAAGCATTGACATTACATTCTGCCATGAACTTATGCATGCTTGTTGCCAGCTTCAATCCGCCGGCGATGCTATTGTCGTAAGTGCCGCCATCATCAGAA comes from the Pedobacter sp. FW305-3-2-15-E-R2A2 genome and includes:
- a CDS encoding PQQ-binding-like beta-propeller repeat protein — protein: MRLILMVTMALLTSVAGAQYKGKVFVDKNGNKMADGLEKGMAGVAVSDGQHVVRTDQDGNFNLPGHAKTRFIFVTLPSGYKLADKHYIKTDDKLKVYNFGLLPDPTSAGASVKMLQITDTETDKYNDWIGNLKNFSKKQDISFIVHTGDICYEKGLNFHASQVTAETLGKQVFYCIGNHDLVKGAYGEELFENLFGPVYYSFDAGPAHFIVTPMRSGDVQPSYTVDEVISWMKNDLAATDKNKPVIIFNHDLLTYNDQFVLKGRNDSIPLNERNLKAWVYGHWHNNFVRKSDKTGIQYISSASPGMGGIDNSAGQFLSIEIDKDGVKEIKPHYTYLHKHLVVNSPSGKDMVWVKDGALQINANIYDSETMLKSAKSIIYDEKGNRLSTTVLTANTDWSWSGQVPVAKLSKGKSLTIQTELSFNDGQEYIQKQEFSLPLGSNPTTTSTPGKATHLSLKWTNNVKGSVWKANPLLAEGKLFTATIDDANNLLCGVTALDAKTGKIAWHFKTRNSVKHAISYDSGLILCTDMEGFTYALKASNGTLIWKKDLGMKNLPGYVSGGIAEKGIYYTGSGAYFQALEVATGKTLWTNKEWTGGEGTPEKMTIAGEVIITGSNWQSLFAHDRKTGKLLWKRSDEGLRFRSSTGIYKDGKLYITGLNTLFILDPLTGKNLDKIEAGYEFKVMATPLITDKYIVMPTAKNGVVAYDLTTLKEVWNRPTGNALVYSAPYTGPESGTVESTVVKHGNELLFGASDGHLYVVNEDSGAVLQKLNLGAPVFADPVLQGKDLFVVDFAGNVYAMKIN
- a CDS encoding RagB/SusD family nutrient uptake outer membrane protein, which produces MKLRTTYILALGLITIGMTACKKDFLQRDPQTEITEGSFFQSPADLETYSNGFYRYLSPSYSDINSDNIANYNADGEVDLLVRGGLSSANASGWGKADWEALRRINFMLDHIPQVKGDPALIRHFVGIARFFRANFYFEKIKKYHNVPWFSKTLTADDPALMKGQDPRALVADSVLSDLNYAAENIKPDGTNTRVTKWAALTLLSRFALHEGTFRKYHDEIQLSGDYQRFLDAAIVASAKIMKDGGFSITNTGKGGLDYRDLFASANLTANKEVIMLADYSKELGLGNNSHTVLDYTWSLSRNLADTYLKTDGTPFTSSPGYDTKVYTEVFADRDPRMMETIINPAFRGASTLDEPYRIKPTLGGYNQIKFYPRSADLRQGWELNYTDLPIFRYAEVLLINAEAKAESGTIGQADLDQTVNLLRARVKMPSMNVGVALDPVLSATYPNANASNRALLLEIRRERRVELACEGRRFDDLMRWKSGKLFQDSQQGMYVPALGAMDVTGDGQPDIAILASPNDESAIAGLPAAVREKLSKYYLKDKDGKDQNFYLSKGTSGFIAFTRDRDQPRIFMEPKYYYRPIPISEMVVNPQLKQVFGW
- a CDS encoding TonB-dependent receptor gives rise to the protein MKVGLIVFATLLTSAGTLLAETVFSQNLKDVKISVNLKGESLERAIEKISKTSKMDFSYNNNELRKVKGIVLDVSHMPLNEVLIQLLKGTPFSYREADKNIVIFRKRDQDAVPVLSWINEAILIKGVVTDEQGAPIPGVSVRIMGTQKNVSTDVNGNYQIEAGSPADVLVFSYVGLTEQKVVIGTRKLINVVLKDDDKFLNEVVVVGYGVQKKTNLSGAVDGVTSKEIENRPFSSVGAGLQGLIPNLNISVTSGQVNKAPSFNIRGFTSVNGGGPYILVDNVPFTSDELMALNPADIESVTSLKDAASAAIYGARGAFGVVLITTKSAKSADLKVGVNTYYAIRNLGKVPAVVTDPLEVMEYKHDAAYPLYNLYPDNVREYARQRSQDPSLPSVIISPSDPNAWMYYGNTNWMDEVYKPSAPTYSANMNISKKDEKLSYYMSSEYFRNDGMLRYGNDTYDRYNLRAKADYNLSKWLTIGNNTSFMSSTYDGSSYGGEGFFHNVNRQSSLDVPKNPDGSWTSTGAALLGRLQSGGRSVTRSNNFQTTFTAKASLVKDIWDLKADATIRRIDTAGKSYEIPVPYKAGPNAAISYSGSNPGWAQNDDRHIRHNIYNIYTDFHKTFDSKHYVQVLAGFNQEYRNRNAAWVNRKGLISSTLPSVNLATGELTSKEYIEDWAVRGWFYRLNYIFDDKYILELNGRYDGTSRFPTNDRWGFFPSASVGWVLSKENFFKPVAEKLGIDLLKFRASYGALGNQDVGAYYYIPAMGSGQINQILDGKRPTEVRPPAAVAASLTWERVSTVNFGGDVSLFRNRLDLNFDAYTRYTEGMLTKGRTLPGPFGTVEPKVNSADLKTKGWEFRIGWKDGFLLDNSQFYYNIGFNMGDSKTFITKFDNPNGLLSDYYVGRQIGEIWGLETEGFFQSKEELASHADQSAVGADDTGYKFDVGDLKFKDLNNDGKINKGKNTLADHGDQKIIGNDEARYRYGIDLGAGWKGFDLRLFFQGVGKRDWYPNASNHYFWGVYAQPWTNVQVHNLDHWTPENPNAYFPRVKAYIAEDATELGNPQTRYLQDASYLRLKNLTVGYTLPKSLTSKMKMDKLRVYFSAENVFDVSHIKARLDPEGLDGKIYPFQKTFSFGLNLNF
- a CDS encoding FecR domain-containing protein; the encoded protein is MDEKDKKDLYKEFGIDNPDEFFEGENDREAIRQEILGRIQATKEIHNQQRSKPGLKRNLSMAAAIGLILLSAALMLYYQNSGPQSNYITVVVPKGETREVVLPDGSTVWLNAASTLKYPKKFGKKRTVYLLDGEGFFDVIHDEHVPFVVDASGIKTNVLGTSFVVKSYKKLSTMSVSVVTGKVAVSDDRKQLSVLVKDQEVVYHKDHRKPNVVKVKAQEKTAWNSGKVILNAANFEDVILAVENAFQVKIDYDIEKFKNCSTTINFDTRKSLTDAMETLKDIQGITYQIKEKEVLIVGNGCN